One Micromonospora sp. FIMYZ51 genomic window carries:
- a CDS encoding site-2 protease family protein, which translates to MTPRDAEPLVLGVPRAAFRPSPVFLALVALLVTSAVLTWHGIGNVRLAVFGFVVSGWLVSLCLHEYAHAVVAYRAGDRSVAHRGYLTLNPLKYSHPLLSIALPVAVVLLGGIGLPGGAVWVDRHAIPGRLRHTLVSLAGPATNVLFALVLVAVLRLGAPGGGPVEFWAAVALLAFLQLTASVLNLLPVPGLDGGNMIQPWLNPQWRRMYDLFAPYGFILLFGLLWNPRIGGWFFDAVFAVGNALGLPPWLYATGLQLIRFWQG; encoded by the coding sequence ATGACCCCCCGGGACGCCGAACCCCTGGTGCTCGGGGTGCCCCGGGCGGCGTTCCGGCCCAGCCCGGTTTTTCTCGCCCTGGTCGCGTTGCTTGTCACCAGCGCCGTGCTGACCTGGCACGGGATCGGTAACGTCCGGCTCGCGGTCTTCGGGTTCGTCGTCTCCGGCTGGCTGGTCTCGCTCTGCCTGCACGAGTACGCCCACGCCGTGGTCGCGTACCGGGCCGGCGACCGGAGCGTGGCCCATCGCGGCTATCTGACGCTCAACCCGCTGAAGTACAGCCACCCGCTGCTCTCCATCGCGCTACCGGTGGCGGTGGTGCTGCTCGGCGGCATCGGCCTGCCCGGCGGCGCGGTCTGGGTGGACCGGCACGCGATCCCGGGGCGGCTGCGGCACACCCTGGTCAGCCTGGCCGGGCCGGCCACAAACGTGCTGTTCGCCCTGGTGCTGGTGGCGGTGCTGCGGCTCGGTGCGCCGGGCGGCGGGCCGGTCGAGTTCTGGGCCGCCGTGGCCCTGCTCGCCTTCCTCCAGCTCACCGCAAGCGTGCTCAACCTGCTGCCGGTGCCGGGGCTGGACGGCGGCAACATGATCCAGCCGTGGTTGAACCCGCAGTGGCGGCGGATGTACGACCTCTTCGCGCCGTACGGCTTCATCCTGCTCTTCGGGTTGCTGTGGAACCCGCGGATCGGCGGCTGGTTCTTCGACGCGGTCTTCGCGGTCGGCAACGCCCTCGGCCTGCCGCCGTGGCTCTACGCCACCGGGCTTCAGCTGATCCGGTTCTGGCAGGGCTGA
- a CDS encoding DUF2314 domain-containing protein: MLITDDFLPVPVPESLSATYLVPTAGLPAVSARTAVRGLTGRLAEPVHGLARQMLDSPLMSVDVRPIGEFPELPPDLLTAFGASEAQLDRLAAASHLVVVQAEYRPGWPPAHEWAARAVAAAIAEAVGGDVVDVFGLQFLDPGAALRSLPDAQGRVRLVDWILVPYSSDADGLWFTTKGLRRFGLLELQTQGVPDHLTRAWGAVMTGAARRLLRDWTDGLAGDEVPAFVQLPVLATVTGHDIAVAYGNPEQHGATPPVLLRLELDPATDPEADSFLSLRPPAGHPGPAGRYFAAACATLFAGIQPDVRYARSGDAMSRAIATARAGLGDIRARFRAGQLPPETQLVVKYGLPGDDGPEYVWAGVTSWDTPERIVAVSASDANTDPTVRIGSPVVVAASDVVDWAVLDASGVIEGGWTQAVLDAGNPLT, translated from the coding sequence ATGCTCATCACCGACGACTTCCTGCCCGTCCCGGTCCCGGAGTCGCTCAGCGCGACCTACCTGGTGCCGACCGCGGGACTGCCGGCGGTCAGCGCCCGGACGGCGGTACGCGGCCTGACCGGCCGGCTGGCCGAGCCGGTGCACGGGTTGGCCCGGCAGATGCTGGACAGTCCGCTGATGAGCGTCGACGTCCGCCCGATCGGCGAGTTTCCCGAGCTGCCGCCCGACCTGCTCACCGCGTTCGGGGCCAGCGAGGCGCAGCTGGACCGGCTGGCCGCCGCCAGCCACCTGGTGGTGGTGCAGGCCGAGTACCGGCCGGGCTGGCCCCCGGCGCACGAGTGGGCGGCCCGGGCGGTGGCCGCCGCGATCGCCGAGGCGGTCGGCGGTGACGTGGTCGACGTCTTCGGGTTGCAGTTCCTGGACCCGGGTGCGGCGCTGCGCTCGCTGCCCGACGCGCAGGGCCGGGTCCGGCTCGTCGACTGGATCCTGGTGCCGTACTCCTCGGACGCCGACGGCCTCTGGTTCACCACAAAGGGGCTGCGCCGCTTCGGTCTGCTGGAGTTGCAGACCCAGGGCGTGCCGGACCACCTCACCCGGGCCTGGGGCGCGGTGATGACCGGCGCCGCCCGGCGGCTGCTGCGGGACTGGACCGACGGGCTGGCCGGCGACGAGGTACCGGCCTTCGTGCAGTTGCCGGTGCTGGCCACGGTGACCGGCCACGACATCGCGGTGGCGTACGGCAATCCGGAGCAGCACGGCGCGACCCCGCCGGTGCTGCTGCGGCTGGAGTTGGACCCGGCCACCGACCCGGAGGCCGACTCGTTCCTCAGCCTGCGCCCGCCGGCCGGGCATCCCGGCCCGGCCGGGCGCTACTTCGCCGCCGCCTGCGCCACCCTGTTCGCCGGGATCCAGCCCGACGTGCGCTACGCCCGCTCCGGTGACGCGATGAGCCGGGCCATCGCCACCGCCCGGGCCGGGCTCGGCGACATCCGCGCCCGGTTCCGCGCCGGGCAGCTGCCGCCGGAGACCCAGCTGGTGGTCAAGTACGGGTTGCCCGGTGACGACGGCCCCGAGTACGTCTGGGCCGGGGTGACCTCCTGGGACACCCCGGAGCGGATCGTCGCGGTAAGCGCCAGCGACGCCAACACCGACCCCACCGTACGGATCGGCTCACCCGTCGTGGTGGCGGCCAGCGACGTGGTCGACTGGGCCGTTCTCGACGCCAGCGGCGTGATTGAGGGCGGTTGGACCCAGGCCGTCCTCGACGCCGGCAACCCGCTTACCTGA
- a CDS encoding adenosylcobinamide-GDP ribazoletransferase — MPAEPRLAAGARLALTTFTVAPVRAGRIDRATAGTAMALAPVVGALLGLPLAGVLLLLDTFSTSLVAAGVTVALGALLTRGLHLDGLADTVDALGSYRRGPAALEIMKRPDVGPFGVVALVLVLLVQAAALAELAGRSRPAALAAVVTAAAAGRLGVTLACRRGVPPARPEGLGALVAGTVGPVALAAGTISVLLLAVAAVPGRPWQGPLAVLIALAVAAGLLRHAVRRFGGITGDLLGATVEVVTTLVYLGLVLSG, encoded by the coding sequence GTGCCGGCTGAGCCCCGCCTCGCCGCCGGGGCGCGGCTCGCCCTGACCACCTTCACGGTGGCCCCGGTACGGGCCGGTCGGATCGACCGGGCCACCGCCGGTACCGCGATGGCGCTCGCCCCGGTGGTGGGTGCGCTGCTCGGGTTGCCGTTGGCCGGGGTGCTGCTGCTGCTCGACACCTTCAGCACGTCACTCGTCGCCGCCGGGGTGACCGTCGCGCTGGGCGCCCTGCTCACCCGGGGACTGCACCTCGACGGGCTGGCCGACACCGTGGACGCGCTCGGCTCGTACCGGCGCGGCCCGGCCGCGTTGGAGATCATGAAGCGGCCGGACGTCGGGCCGTTCGGCGTGGTCGCCCTGGTGCTCGTGCTGCTGGTGCAGGCCGCGGCGCTGGCCGAGCTGGCCGGCCGGTCCCGGCCGGCGGCACTCGCCGCGGTCGTGACGGCCGCCGCGGCCGGCCGGCTCGGGGTCACGCTGGCCTGCCGGCGGGGCGTACCGCCGGCCCGACCGGAGGGGCTCGGTGCGCTTGTCGCCGGCACCGTCGGGCCGGTCGCGCTGGCCGCCGGCACGATCTCCGTGCTGCTGCTGGCGGTCGCGGCGGTGCCGGGCCGCCCGTGGCAGGGACCGCTGGCCGTGCTGATCGCGCTCGCCGTCGCGGCCGGCCTGCTACGACATGCGGTACGCCGATTCGGCGGGATCACCGGTGACCTGCTCGGTGCCACCGTCGAGGTGGTCACCACGCTCGTCTACCTGGGTCTGGTGCTGTCCGGCTGA
- a CDS encoding WG repeat-containing protein: MAFTYAEATGELRRTALAQARLAQVLRWRGDFAEADRLFAEANSAELPDRLRAALHEHAARSCYDQGRLIEACHHFERALDLRGEGDPELLARVRIGLDAVAARAAESGFGPYPRSWDEVLERERAPVPARDGGQGLWGYADSEGDLVVPARYAEAQPFADGLAWVRGPQTDRWSLIGLSGETVLEPTYLAARPFSDGLAWVVRDESGWLAVDTTGEVVVPPGFADVRPFRRGVAVVRREGWGAVDRTGQLVVPTRYHGFHTALADGRYVDGFTDEGLAVVELAGRKGVVDRTGQVIVAPAHPALLIHPVAFLATNGAGRWGALDRRGRSLIDPMFHRPDAVVAEIETLLTDASPVL; this comes from the coding sequence TGGCGCAGGTGCTGCGCTGGCGCGGGGATTTCGCCGAGGCCGACCGGCTGTTCGCGGAGGCCAACTCGGCCGAGCTGCCCGACCGGCTGCGCGCCGCCCTGCACGAACACGCCGCCCGCAGCTGCTACGACCAGGGCCGGTTGATCGAGGCGTGCCACCACTTCGAGCGGGCTCTCGACCTGCGTGGCGAGGGTGATCCCGAACTCCTGGCCCGGGTCCGGATCGGGCTGGACGCGGTCGCCGCGCGGGCCGCCGAGAGCGGTTTTGGACCGTACCCGCGCAGTTGGGACGAGGTGTTGGAGCGCGAGCGTGCTCCGGTCCCCGCCCGCGACGGCGGCCAGGGGCTGTGGGGCTACGCGGACAGCGAGGGCGACCTGGTCGTGCCGGCCCGGTACGCCGAGGCGCAGCCGTTCGCCGACGGCCTGGCCTGGGTACGTGGCCCGCAGACGGACCGGTGGTCGTTGATCGGTCTGAGCGGGGAGACCGTCCTCGAGCCGACCTATCTCGCGGCTCGACCGTTCTCCGACGGCCTGGCCTGGGTGGTACGCGACGAGAGCGGCTGGTTGGCCGTGGACACCACCGGAGAGGTGGTCGTGCCACCCGGCTTCGCCGACGTGCGGCCGTTCCGCCGGGGCGTGGCGGTCGTCCGACGCGAGGGCTGGGGTGCCGTCGACCGCACCGGCCAGCTCGTGGTGCCCACCCGCTACCACGGTTTCCACACCGCCCTCGCCGATGGCCGGTACGTCGACGGCTTCACCGACGAAGGTCTGGCCGTGGTGGAGCTGGCTGGTCGCAAGGGTGTGGTGGACCGGACCGGTCAGGTGATCGTCGCACCGGCGCATCCGGCGCTGCTCATCCACCCGGTGGCCTTCCTGGCCACCAACGGCGCCGGACGCTGGGGCGCGCTCGACCGGCGCGGGCGGTCGCTCATCGATCCGATGTTCCATCGTCCGGATGCGGTCGTGGCGGAGATCGAGACGTTGCTCACCGACGCCAGCCCGGTGCTCTGA
- the cobU gene encoding bifunctional adenosylcobinamide kinase/adenosylcobinamide-phosphate guanylyltransferase, with protein sequence MSVDGWNRILVLGGIRSGKSEFAESLVADAASVRYVATAPGAGDDDAEWLARIAAHRARRPAAWSTEETAAEPRQLADVIAAARPDETLLVDDLGGWVTVLLDPAHQPADDTATIDELATAVRACAARLVLVSPEVGLSLVPTTPLGRAFTDALGAVNRAVADACDAVVLVVAGQPCRLKPAEPAPAAPTPLPSTPVPLAAGQPGATVPAQGGPTDRQPGQRGPTDAGGPLPASPPVTTPELPAPTGTAHDGGATGRTTPAVDLPTAATGLVIQPGMELPMPDEYAGPQAVQRLATLDVPGTGLGVLEQVVSFAAATQGTSTPAAWRSVRVLLLHGDHAGGVAAGSRPGESARRARQAGAGQGVLARLAAESGASLQVIDAPTAAAIEDGPALTAEQVDAALRYGWRLAEEAADDGVQLLVLAACGAGTDAAAAAVLAATAGAEPAAVLARVVTEHGEIDDVAWMARCAAVRDALHRARRSSRAAKEVLAQLGGGDIAVATGILLGATARRTPVLLDGPVGVSAGLVSRDLAGQSRHWCLLADHGGHPAVQLAADVLGLTPLTELRLDLGEGANALTVLPLLRSVLALAAALPARPDRTAAGPDEHTAASAEHTTGPHERPDEHTTGSEHSTAGPDENGTGPDESVEEAEPDFREPEPEGPGPTTTQPARSADPTGSRAG encoded by the coding sequence ATGTCCGTTGACGGGTGGAACCGGATCCTGGTGCTGGGCGGCATCCGCTCCGGCAAGTCGGAGTTCGCCGAGTCCCTGGTCGCCGACGCGGCCTCGGTCCGGTACGTGGCCACCGCGCCCGGCGCGGGCGACGACGACGCGGAGTGGCTGGCCCGGATCGCCGCGCACCGCGCCCGCCGGCCCGCCGCCTGGAGCACCGAGGAGACCGCCGCCGAGCCGCGTCAGCTCGCCGACGTGATCGCCGCCGCCCGGCCGGACGAGACGCTGCTCGTCGACGATCTCGGCGGCTGGGTGACCGTGCTGCTCGACCCGGCGCACCAGCCGGCCGACGACACCGCCACGATCGACGAGCTGGCCACCGCCGTCCGGGCCTGCGCGGCCCGGTTGGTGCTGGTCAGCCCCGAGGTCGGGCTCTCCCTGGTGCCGACCACGCCGCTGGGTCGGGCGTTCACCGACGCGCTCGGCGCGGTCAACCGGGCCGTGGCGGACGCCTGCGACGCGGTGGTCCTGGTGGTCGCCGGCCAGCCGTGCCGGCTGAAGCCGGCCGAGCCCGCGCCCGCCGCCCCGACTCCGCTGCCGAGCACTCCGGTTCCGCTCGCGGCCGGCCAGCCCGGCGCCACGGTGCCCGCCCAGGGCGGTCCCACCGACCGGCAACCCGGGCAGCGCGGTCCGACCGACGCCGGCGGCCCCCTGCCGGCCTCGCCGCCGGTGACCACGCCGGAGCTGCCCGCCCCGACCGGTACCGCCCACGACGGCGGGGCCACCGGTCGGACGACGCCCGCCGTCGACCTGCCGACAGCCGCCACCGGGCTGGTCATCCAGCCCGGCATGGAGCTACCCATGCCGGACGAGTACGCCGGACCGCAGGCCGTGCAGCGACTGGCCACCCTGGACGTACCGGGCACCGGGCTCGGCGTACTGGAGCAGGTCGTCTCGTTCGCCGCCGCCACCCAGGGCACCTCGACCCCGGCCGCCTGGCGGTCGGTACGCGTACTGCTGCTGCACGGCGACCACGCCGGTGGTGTCGCCGCCGGCAGCCGGCCCGGCGAGTCGGCCCGGCGGGCCCGCCAGGCCGGGGCGGGCCAGGGCGTGCTCGCCCGGTTGGCCGCCGAGAGCGGAGCCAGCCTCCAGGTGATCGACGCACCGACCGCCGCGGCCATCGAGGACGGTCCCGCGCTCACCGCCGAACAGGTCGACGCGGCCCTGCGCTACGGCTGGCGGCTGGCCGAGGAGGCCGCGGACGACGGCGTACAGCTGCTGGTCCTGGCCGCGTGCGGCGCCGGCACCGACGCCGCGGCGGCGGCCGTGCTGGCCGCGACCGCCGGGGCCGAGCCGGCTGCGGTGCTCGCCCGGGTGGTCACCGAGCACGGCGAGATCGACGACGTGGCCTGGATGGCCCGCTGCGCGGCGGTCCGGGACGCGCTGCACCGCGCCCGCCGCTCCTCCCGCGCCGCCAAGGAGGTGCTGGCCCAGCTCGGTGGTGGGGACATCGCCGTCGCCACCGGCATCCTGCTCGGCGCGACCGCACGCCGGACGCCGGTGCTGCTGGACGGGCCGGTCGGCGTGTCGGCCGGGCTGGTCAGCCGGGACCTGGCCGGGCAGAGCCGGCACTGGTGCCTGCTGGCCGACCACGGCGGCCACCCCGCCGTCCAACTGGCCGCCGACGTGCTCGGCCTGACTCCGCTGACGGAGCTGCGGCTCGACCTCGGCGAGGGGGCGAACGCGCTCACCGTGTTGCCGCTGCTGCGCTCGGTGCTGGCGTTGGCCGCCGCGCTGCCCGCCCGCCCGGACCGCACCGCCGCCGGCCCGGACGAGCACACCGCCGCCTCGGCCGAACACACCACTGGCCCGCACGAACGCCCGGACGAACACACCACGGGGTCGGAGCACAGCACCGCCGGGCCGGACGAGAACGGCACCGGGCCGGACGAGTCCGTCGAGGAAGCCGAGCCCGACTTCCGCGAGCCCGAGCCCGAGGGGCCGGGACCGACAACCACCCAACCGGCCCGGTCGGCGGATCCGACCGGCTCGCGTGCCGGCTGA
- a CDS encoding aldo/keto reductase family protein — translation MEFRHLGRSGLMVSEISYGNWITHGSQVEEEAAVSCVRAALDAGITTFDTADVYAGTRAEDVLGRALEQERREGLEIFTKVFWPTGPGRNDRGLSRKHIMESINGSLRRLRTDYVDLYQAHRYDYHTPLEETMEAFADVVRSGKALYIGVSEWKASQIREAHALARELRIPLVSNQPQYSMLWRVIESEVVPTSEELGVGQIVWSPMAQGVLTGKYLPGQPPPAGSRATDEKSGAGFIAKWLTDDVLTRVQQLKPLADQAGLSMAQLAIAWVLQNPNVSSAIIGATRPEQVQDNVKAAGVKLDAELLKAIDEIVDPVTERDPARTESPAERP, via the coding sequence ATGGAATTCCGACACCTTGGCCGTTCCGGCCTGATGGTCAGCGAGATCTCGTACGGCAACTGGATCACCCACGGCTCGCAGGTCGAGGAGGAGGCGGCGGTCAGCTGCGTCCGAGCCGCCCTGGACGCCGGCATCACCACCTTCGACACCGCAGACGTCTACGCCGGCACCCGGGCCGAGGATGTCCTCGGCCGGGCACTGGAGCAGGAGCGGCGCGAGGGCCTGGAGATCTTCACCAAGGTGTTCTGGCCCACCGGACCGGGACGCAACGACCGGGGTCTGTCCCGCAAGCACATCATGGAGTCGATCAACGGTTCGCTGCGCCGGTTGCGCACCGACTACGTGGACCTCTACCAGGCCCACCGGTACGACTACCACACGCCGCTGGAAGAGACGATGGAAGCCTTCGCCGACGTCGTACGCTCCGGCAAGGCGCTCTACATCGGCGTCTCGGAGTGGAAGGCGTCGCAGATCCGCGAGGCCCACGCCCTGGCCCGGGAGCTGCGCATCCCGCTGGTCTCCAACCAGCCGCAGTACTCGATGCTGTGGCGGGTCATCGAGAGCGAGGTCGTACCCACAAGCGAGGAGCTTGGCGTCGGGCAGATCGTCTGGTCGCCGATGGCGCAGGGCGTACTCACCGGCAAGTACCTGCCCGGCCAGCCGCCACCGGCCGGGTCCCGGGCCACCGACGAGAAGTCCGGTGCGGGTTTCATCGCCAAGTGGCTTACCGACGACGTGCTGACCCGGGTCCAGCAGCTCAAGCCGCTCGCCGACCAGGCCGGGCTGAGCATGGCCCAGCTCGCCATCGCCTGGGTGTTGCAGAACCCGAACGTCTCCTCGGCCATCATCGGGGCGACCCGTCCCGAGCAGGTGCAGGACAACGTCAAGGCGGCCGGTGTCAAGCTCGACGCCGAGCTGCTCAAGGCGATCGACGAGATCGTCGACCCGGTGACCGAGCGCGACCCGGCACGCACCGAGTCGCCCGCCGAGCGTCCCTGA